The window ACGAACAGGCGCAGGGCATCGAGCAGGTCAATACCGCCGTCGGCCAGATGGACACCATCACCCAGCAGAACGCCGCCACGGCCGAAGAGTCGGCGTCGGCGTCCGAAGAGCTGTCGGCCCAGGCCGAGGAGCTGACCAAGATGGTCGGTGAACTCCTGGCGATGGTGGGCGGATCGAGCAAGTTGGCCGCCGCGGCCGCGACGCCGCACTTTGCCCACGGCCACAAGGCCCCGGCGACGGCCCACAAGGCCGCCCCGGCGACCGCCCACGCAGGCGCCCCTGCGGCGACGGGCTGGAAGAACACCAAGTCGCATGAAGGCGCGACGATTCCGATGGAATCGGACGCCGAAGCGGCGAAGTTCTAGAACGCGTCCGCCCGGACCGGGGGCGCCCCGCGTGGGGCGCCCCCGCCCGGCGGACTACGGGAACCTTCCCCTGCCTCAGAGGCGGGCGAAAGACACACGGAGGCGTTTGTGAGCGAGGCCTTGTTCCACAGCACGGTGATGACGGAGGAGGAGTTCGAGACCATCAGCGCCTTCGTGAAGTCCACGTGCGGGATCAACCTGCATGCCGGCAAGAAGGAGCTGGTCAAGGCCCGCCTCTCCAAGCGCATGCGGATGCTGAAGCTCGACAGCTTTGAGAAGTACTTCGCCCACGTGCAGCGCGACGTCTCGGGCATCGAGCTGATGGGCATGCTTGACTGCCTCTCGACGAACCTGACGTCGTTCTTCCGCGAGCCGGCACATTTTGAACTGCTGGCCAAGGTAATGGGCGAACTGCTGGCGACCAATGCCCAGACACGCAAACTGCGCATCTGGTCGGCGGGCTGCTCCAGCGGCGAGGAACCGTACACGCTGGCGATGACGCTGGCCGAAACCGCCGGCCAATGCGGATACGACATGAAGATTCTGGCCAGCGATCTTTCGACGCGCGTGCTGGCGGCGGCGCGGCGGGGCGTGTACCCGCACGCGCGCCTGCGGGGCGTTCCGGGGGAACTGACCAGTCGATATTTCACCTTGGTCCAGGCGCGCCCGGAACGCCTGTACCAGGTCAACGAATCGCTGCGAAGCCTGATCACGTTCGCACGGGTGAACCTGATGGAGAGCTGGCCGATGGCCGGACCGTTCGACGTGATCTTCTGCCGCAACGTCATGATCTACTTTGACAAGGACACGCAGACGCGACTGGTGTCGCGATTCCAGGACATGCTGCGCCCGGGCGGCCTGCTGTTTGTCGGCCACTCCGAAAGCCTCAGCGGCGTTCGACACAACCTCGAGTACGTCCAGCCGGCGGTGTACCGCCGGCGCGGCCGGGGAGATTGAGCATGAAAGTCGTCGTAGGCGTGGCCGACATGCGAATATCCAACCAGCCCGGCGACGTGGTCGTCACGCACGCGCTGGGCAGTTGCCTGGGCCTGGCGGTGCATGACCCGCAGGGGCGCATCGGCGGCATCCTGCACGTAATGCTGCCCCAGTCGCAGATCAATCCGGAAAAGGCCAAGGTCAACCCGTACATGTTCGTGGATACGGGCGTGCCGGCCTTCTTCAACGAATTGATGGCGCGCGGGGCGGTTCGAGGGCGCCTGGTGGTCAAGCTCGCCGGCGGCGCCAACGTCCAGGGCGGACAGGAAGACCGCTTCGCCATCGGAAAACGAAACTACCTGCTGCTGCGGAAGATGCTTTGGAAGAACAACATCCTGGTCAAGGCCGAAGAGGTCGGCGGCTCGTCCCCCAGAACGATGTATCTCGACGTGGACAGCGGCCGGACCTGGTTGTTGGTAAACGGACAAGAAAAAGACCTGTAGCAGCACCCGGAGGATTGCAGATGTCACTCAACGTACTGGTTGTCGACGACAGCGCCGTGACGCGGGCCGTCATTCTCAAAACCCTGTCGATGGCGGGACTCGATCTGGGCCAGACGCACCAGGCCGCCAACGGGCGGCTGGGGCTGGAGGTGCTCGAGAAGGAATGGATCGACCTGATCCTGGTCGACATCAACATGCCGGTGATGAACGGCGAGGAGATGATCGCGGCGGTGCGCGAGAATCCGCTCTGGGCGGACATTCCCATCATCGTGGTCTCCACCGAAGGCAGCGTCACGCGCATCGATCGTCTGCAATCCAACGGTGTGACCTTCGTCCACAAACCCTTTACCCCCGAAGCGATCTGCAACGTCGTCCAGGGGCTTACCGAGGTGACCCAATAATGCAACCATGCCGCGAAACCCTCGCCCGTATCGCCGAAGACACCTTCGCGTCCCTGGCGTTCATGTTTCCCGTCGAACCGCAGGAGGCGCCGCCCTCGGCCGCCCCGCCCGTCATCGCCAGCGTCGCCTTTCACGGACCCTGGCGCGGATGGTTGGAAATGTCGCTGCCGCCGGAGATGATGGCGCCCCTGGCGGCCAATATCCTCGGCGCCGACGACCCCGCCGATACCGACGTCGAGAAGCAGGTCGACGCCCTCAAGGAAGTGCTCAACGTGATCTGCGGCAACCTCCTGCCCGTCATCGACAGCCCGCAGTCCGAATACACCGTCGCGGCGCCGCTGATGCAAAAGGCCGACCTCGCCGGACCCGACGCCGCGGCCACCGAAACCTCCATCTGCCTCGACAGCGGAACCGTGCAGCTGCGACTGCTGCTGGCCGCGGCGTAATGAAAGGACCCGCTGTGGCGATGACCGGCAAAGGACCCATCAAGGTCTTGATCGTGGACGACTCAGCCGTCGTCCGCCAGACGCTCTCGGCCGCCCTGTCAAAGGCGCCCGATATCCAGGTCGTCGCCACGGCCATGGACCCGTACGTCGCGCGGACCAAGATCGAACAGTGCCGCCCCGACGTGATCACGCTCGATCTGGAAATGCCCCGCATGGACGGCCTGACCTTCCTGTCCAAGCTGATGCGCTACTATCCGCTGCCGGTGATCGTCGTCAGCTCGCTGACCGCCGGCGGCAGCGAGAACGCCCTGCGGGCGATGGAACTCGGGGCCGTGGACGTCATCTGCAAACCCGGGTCGGCGTACACCGTGGCCGAAGTGGCCGACGCCCTGGTCGACAAGGTTCGAGCGGCCGCCGGCGCAAAGCTTCGCCAGCCCGCACCGCCCGTCGAGGTCAGCCCGTCGGCCGAAGAAAGCCTCGTGCCCGAGACGCCGCCGTCGAAGGTGATGCAGACCACCAGCAAGATCCTGGCTATCGGCGCCTCGACCGGCGGAACCGAAGCCATCCGCGAAGTGCTGACGCGACTGCCCCAGGACACGCCGGGCACGGTGATCGTCCAGCACATGCCCGAGCACTTCACCGCCGCCTATGCCAGACGCCTCAACGGACTGTGCCGCATGGAGGTTCGCGAGGCCGTCGACGGCGACGCGGTCTCGCGCGGCTTGGCGCTGCTGGCGCCGGGCAACAAGCACATGGTCCTCCAGCGCAGCGGCGGGCAATATCTCGTGCGGGTCAAGGACGGACCGGCGGTCCATCATCAGCGCCCCAGCGTGGACGTGCTGCTGCACTCGGTGGCGCGCCAAGCCGGAGGCAACGCCCTGGGCGTCATCCTCACCGGGATGGGCGCTGACGGAGCGGCCGGCCTGCTGGCGATGCGCCAGGCGGGAGCTTACACCCTGGCGCAGGACGAGGCCAGTTGCGTCGTCTTCGGAATGCCCAAAGAAGCGATCCGCCTCGGGGCGGCCGAGCAGGTGGTTCCGCTGGGCAAGATGGCTGCGGCGATCATGTCGCAGTTCCACCGCCTGGTCGCGGCATGAAGGGCAAGAGCACGACCGCCTGCAAATGTGGTACGGCCTACCCCTCAATTGTACTTCCTTGCACTTTGTTGTACTTTTCACAGCGAATTCGAGGAAGAGACGCCGATATCCTGAAAGTGGTACTATCTGCCCCTCAATTGTACTTCCTTGCACTTTGTTGTACTTTTCACAGCGGTTTTTGGGGAAGGGAGGCGCCGTCTTGTCCGTCTTTCACGTGATTCAGAAAGAGTGCTATTATTGCAGGTGCTTTATTGACAGTCACTTACGGAACGTCGCGCCCGGCACGTGTTCAAGAAGGTCGCAGAAATGCAGATACTCTTTTGAGCGTGGCGGGCAGTCTGCGGCTTGCAAGCTGGCATTCCCATACGACCAGCGGTCGCCAACCTTTGCGGCGCAGCAACCGACGTGTCCTTTCATCGCGAGCTTTGTTGCTCAGGAATTTCGCTCGCCAGTATGTCTTGCTCGTGTTTGGCATCCTGAAGTTCTTGCAGGAATGCATGTGCCAGAAGCATCCGTTGACAATGATGACCTTCTTGCGACCGGGAAAGACGATGTCCGGGCTGCCCGGAAGGCTCTTGACGTGCAACCGATAGCGATAGCCCATCGAAAAAAGCAGTCTTCTCAGAACAAGTTCCGGCGTGGTGTTCGTCGACTTGACTGCCGCCATTATGCGGGAACGTTCCGCTCTGGTGAACGTGTCGCTCATCTCGCTACTTTACGATAATCTTGATTCCAGGAAGGCCGACCTTGTCCACCCATTCCTTGTTATACAGGTCCACCAGCGCCTTGAGTTGACGTGTCTTCTGCTTGCTGGAGAACTCGCTTAACTCGCTTATATTCTGCCCGATGAAAGCCTCCACCGACGTGACGACAACCCTTTTCACGTCAGTAACCTCGCCTTTTTCCAACTCTCGCTTCCATGTCCCTACCCGGTCAGATCTGGTCAGAAGCCAAACCTCAAAATCGGAATCCTCCAGCGCGTCAGCTATCTGATTCATGTGTTTGTCGTCCGGCAGCCCGACCGCGACTTCGATGACGGCATTTTCGATGACAAAGTCGCCCGGCTGGGCCTTCGCATCCCCCCGGCACTTGCGATCCGCCCTGTTGGCCTGATTGGCAGGAATATCCCGCTTGAAGCGCAACTTCAATTTGGCCCCCACCAGATACTGCGCGACATCGCCAGCTTTGCCTTTCTCCTCAGCCTGTTTGAGCAGCTCCCCAACGACAGTCTCCGCTGTCTTGCCGCCAAGCCGCACTTCCAAGGGCTCTTGATCCAATATGTACCGAAGCTTTTCGGCCAACGACCGCTGGGCGTCATCCAGAAGAGTTGATCGCCCGGATTTGGAGGCATTTTCGAATCCGGCGGCCTTGAGCAAATCAAGCAGTTCCTGCCCCCAATCCTGCAGACTTGATGACCGCCGACCATGATTCTTGTTGATTGCCTCGATCTGCAAACGCTTATGTGCCCGGTTGCCCCACGTCTCGTGTGACTGGAGTCCCGAGCTGCCTTTGCTCGCCAGGTGAGCCGTCAGATCAAGAACGGGATCGCTTCGAAGCTTTTCCAGCAACGCCAAAGCGGCTTGGAGGCGAGCAGGGATGAACCGGTCGCCTTTCTTCATCCATTCTTCTACAAAACCGTCTGGGACGATATCCATAGTTTTGCTCACCTATAGGCCTCAACTTGATCGGGCAGCTTACTCCCCAATGGAGCCAAATACTGCTTGGCAATCCACTCTATCGCAGGTACACAAACGGCGTCACCGAACCCGAAAAGGGCTTGGTTTAGCGGAACAGGTACCACATAGGAATCCGGAACTCCCTGCAGTCGTGCGCACTCGCGAGCCGTCAGCAAACGGACCTGATATCTTCCCTTTCCCGCCTTGAAGAGGATCTGGCGTCCACTCCCGCCCTTCGGTGTTCTCAGGCAACCTGCCACACCGTCTGTCCTGAGTTCGGCCATCGACCTGCAATTACGGACGCGACGAAAGGCGGTTCCAAATGAAATGACTCGCTGCTGGATCATCTTGTCTGCGACCGCCAAGTGCCTCTCACTGAGTTGGTTCATGAAATAGGCTGATCGCTCTTGATTCCACCACGCGGGATGGTCGTCGGGTAGATCCTCAAGGATGGACTCCAGAGAGACTTCTCGCGCCGGAGGGGGGGGGAGGTCATGGATATCCCAGGTAATCTCGGGATGGGCATTCATGAATTGCACGAGGGTTTCGGGTCGCAGAGCCGAAGCGGTCAAACCAAAAACCGACTGGCCAGAGGGGGCTTGCTTGCCCACGACAAATAATCGAAGCCTGCTTTGGGGAACAAAACATGCCGCATCCAAAAAGAAAGCGTCAACAGCATAGCCCAGTTCATTCATTGCCAGTAACGCAGATTCAAAGTCCCTACCACCGTGCGACATGAGGAAGCCGGGCACGTTCTCAAGCAACACCAGTTGAGGGCGCCGGGCATCCATGTCCTTCAGTATCCTGATCAGTCCCCAGAAGGCACTCGATTCCCCACTGTTGAGCCCCTTCATCTCCCCGGCAATCGACAAGTCTGTGCAGGGAAAAGACGCGGTCACGAGTTCACAATCGGGAATCTGATCCTCCGAAAGTTCGTGGATGTCGCCAAGAAGGAAATCGTCTTCCGCAAAATTGGCCCTGTATATCTCGAATTTGTTTGGGTCGATGTCATTCGCAAAAACAACACGAAATCCTTGGCGTTCAAGCGCGAGTCTGACAAGACCTATGCCGGCGAAGAACTCGACCGCCCGCATCGTCGGGTGGCTGACCAACCGCATGACATACTCGCGAGTGTCAACCCTCTGCAATTCCAGCAAGTCCCCGGCACGAACATCATGGTGTCTGAAAAACTCCTTCACCCATTTTCTTGCGCGAAACTGACGACGCGGTTTGCCGGTCTTGGCCTCACGCCCAATATCCGTTTCTATCGTCCTGTCCAGTCCATCCAACAGAATGCGAATTGGCTTGCCAGCCCCTTTGCCCTTGCTAGGTTCCCCGTAGCAGTCGGGAGGGAAGAAACTGTAGAGTCCAGCCACTGAGATGGAACTATTTCGGATATTCCCTTCGGTAACACGGATCGCCCTCTTGTCCGGCGCGGCAATCACCATCGCTCCTTCTATGCATCAGCCTCATCAGCCTCATCAGCCTGCCAAGGCGTGGAAGATTCTACAGTGTCCGCCGAGACTCTGCAAGGCACAGCGTCGGGCCTTGTCATCCACAGCCTAGACCGTCCTCATATCCTCTAGAAGTGATCTAATTGACGCTGACGGCTCTATCTCGCAGGCGTCGCATATCCAACAGTACTCAACGAGGTCTAATCGTCTTTCCCCTATTTCCACCTTTGCTACCCAGCTAGGCGGAACAGACAATCGCCGCGCCAGGCCGCGCTGGGTCAGCCCCGCGGCTTTCCGCATAGCCACAATGTGCTGACACAGAGCGCGGTATTCCGCAGTATGAGTTGATTTTCGCATGGGCGGAATACTACATAGGTCTCCAGCGGATTCAATGGCAACGTTGTATCCCAGAGGCGGCGGATTGGCAAGGCCGCAGTCGGGGACATGCCTCCCCGGGGGATGCGCGGCACCGAGGGCAAGGCGCCCTCGCCACGCGCGGGCGCGACGCCCGCCACACGGGTCAGGGACACGCACAACGGAGTTGTGCGTGGCACCCGGCAACACGTGCTATCGGAGAAACCCTAGTACGCGGGCGAGTTCTGCGATGGACGTCTCCCCGGCGGCGGCGCAGCGGACTGCCGACTGCATGAACGGGGGGTGTTCTTGTGAGATCGGGGATGTGCCTTGGCGCAGGGCGGCGGCGGCTGGGCCAGCGATCTCTGTCACATCCGTCAGCAGTACTCTGCCGCTGTAGCCCGTGTGGGCGCACTGCGCGCAGCCGACGGGTTCGTACGTCGTGCCGCCGCCCAGGGTCGACAGGGCGGCTGGCAACTCCGCAGCTTCAAGCACGACCCGGCGGCGGC is drawn from Planctomycetaceae bacterium and contains these coding sequences:
- a CDS encoding helix-turn-helix domain-containing protein, with protein sequence MRKSTHTAEYRALCQHIVAMRKAAGLTQRGLARRLSVPPSWVAKVEIGERRLDLVEYCWICDACEIEPSASIRSLLEDMRTV
- a CDS encoding chemotaxis protein CheX, giving the protein MQPCRETLARIAEDTFASLAFMFPVEPQEAPPSAAPPVIASVAFHGPWRGWLEMSLPPEMMAPLAANILGADDPADTDVEKQVDALKEVLNVICGNLLPVIDSPQSEYTVAAPLMQKADLAGPDAAATETSICLDSGTVQLRLLLAAA
- a CDS encoding chemotaxis protein CheD, with translation MKVVVGVADMRISNQPGDVVVTHALGSCLGLAVHDPQGRIGGILHVMLPQSQINPEKAKVNPYMFVDTGVPAFFNELMARGAVRGRLVVKLAGGANVQGGQEDRFAIGKRNYLLLRKMLWKNNILVKAEEVGGSSPRTMYLDVDSGRTWLLVNGQEKDL
- a CDS encoding chemotaxis response regulator protein-glutamate methylesterase; the protein is MKGPAVAMTGKGPIKVLIVDDSAVVRQTLSAALSKAPDIQVVATAMDPYVARTKIEQCRPDVITLDLEMPRMDGLTFLSKLMRYYPLPVIVVSSLTAGGSENALRAMELGAVDVICKPGSAYTVAEVADALVDKVRAAAGAKLRQPAPPVEVSPSAEESLVPETPPSKVMQTTSKILAIGASTGGTEAIREVLTRLPQDTPGTVIVQHMPEHFTAAYARRLNGLCRMEVREAVDGDAVSRGLALLAPGNKHMVLQRSGGQYLVRVKDGPAVHHQRPSVDVLLHSVARQAGGNALGVILTGMGADGAAGLLAMRQAGAYTLAQDEASCVVFGMPKEAIRLGAAEQVVPLGKMAAAIMSQFHRLVAA
- the dcm gene encoding DNA (cytosine-5-)-methyltransferase, whose product is MVIAAPDKRAIRVTEGNIRNSSISVAGLYSFFPPDCYGEPSKGKGAGKPIRILLDGLDRTIETDIGREAKTGKPRRQFRARKWVKEFFRHHDVRAGDLLELQRVDTREYVMRLVSHPTMRAVEFFAGIGLVRLALERQGFRVVFANDIDPNKFEIYRANFAEDDFLLGDIHELSEDQIPDCELVTASFPCTDLSIAGEMKGLNSGESSAFWGLIRILKDMDARRPQLVLLENVPGFLMSHGGRDFESALLAMNELGYAVDAFFLDAACFVPQSRLRLFVVGKQAPSGQSVFGLTASALRPETLVQFMNAHPEITWDIHDLPPPPAREVSLESILEDLPDDHPAWWNQERSAYFMNQLSERHLAVADKMIQQRVISFGTAFRRVRNCRSMAELRTDGVAGCLRTPKGGSGRQILFKAGKGRYQVRLLTARECARLQGVPDSYVVPVPLNQALFGFGDAVCVPAIEWIAKQYLAPLGSKLPDQVEAYR
- a CDS encoding very short patch repair endonuclease; its protein translation is MSDTFTRAERSRIMAAVKSTNTTPELVLRRLLFSMGYRYRLHVKSLPGSPDIVFPGRKKVIIVNGCFWHMHSCKNFRMPNTSKTYWRAKFLSNKARDERTRRLLRRKGWRPLVVWECQLASRRLPATLKRVSAFLRPS
- a CDS encoding protein-glutamate O-methyltransferase CheR, translated to MSEALFHSTVMTEEEFETISAFVKSTCGINLHAGKKELVKARLSKRMRMLKLDSFEKYFAHVQRDVSGIELMGMLDCLSTNLTSFFREPAHFELLAKVMGELLATNAQTRKLRIWSAGCSSGEEPYTLAMTLAETAGQCGYDMKILASDLSTRVLAAARRGVYPHARLRGVPGELTSRYFTLVQARPERLYQVNESLRSLITFARVNLMESWPMAGPFDVIFCRNVMIYFDKDTQTRLVSRFQDMLRPGGLLFVGHSESLSGVRHNLEYVQPAVYRRRGRGD
- a CDS encoding DUF4928 family protein, translating into MDIVPDGFVEEWMKKGDRFIPARLQAALALLEKLRSDPVLDLTAHLASKGSSGLQSHETWGNRAHKRLQIEAINKNHGRRSSSLQDWGQELLDLLKAAGFENASKSGRSTLLDDAQRSLAEKLRYILDQEPLEVRLGGKTAETVVGELLKQAEEKGKAGDVAQYLVGAKLKLRFKRDIPANQANRADRKCRGDAKAQPGDFVIENAVIEVAVGLPDDKHMNQIADALEDSDFEVWLLTRSDRVGTWKRELEKGEVTDVKRVVVTSVEAFIGQNISELSEFSSKQKTRQLKALVDLYNKEWVDKVGLPGIKIIVK
- a CDS encoding response regulator, whose protein sequence is MSLNVLVVDDSAVTRAVILKTLSMAGLDLGQTHQAANGRLGLEVLEKEWIDLILVDINMPVMNGEEMIAAVRENPLWADIPIIVVSTEGSVTRIDRLQSNGVTFVHKPFTPEAICNVVQGLTEVTQ